The sequence ACCTTCCCTCTCCTGGGGGCCACTGCCGTTGCGGTGCTGGCCTTTGCCGCCATCGGCACCATGGAGAACAACTCCGGGGAGTTTACCCGCTCGCTTTTTTACGTTATCCTTATTTCCCTGTCCTTAAGCTGGCTCACCGCCGTGACCACCACCCCGCTGTTGACTAAAAACTATGTCCTGTCCAAAAAACAACAGGGGAAAAAACTGAGTCAAAAGGATCCTTACGGCGGAAAATTTTACAAAGTCTACCGCCGTCTGCTCATCACCGCCATACGGTTTCGGTGGGTGACCATCTCCTTTGTGGCCGGCCTGTTCATCCTGGCCGTCTTTGGGTTCAGGTATGTGGATTCCACATTTTTTCCTCCCTCCACCCGTCCCCAGTTTTATATTGAGTGCCAGTTCAGGGAGGGCATCCATATCCGGGACACGGAAAAAGGGGTGGCCCGCATGGAAGCGTATCTGCGGACGTTGGATGGGGTGACCGACATTGCCTCTGCCGTGGGGTCGGCTCATTCCAGGTTTATGCTGACCTATAACGTTCCCGTGGATACCGGTGCCCATTATTCCAGTATTCTTGTGGGGGTAACGGATTTTGAGGTGATTAACCGGGTTCTGGACAAGGCCCAGATTGACCTTGAGCAGATGTTTCCGGATGTGACCCTCAATGTGAAGCGGTTCAATGTCGGCCCCGGTTCCGGCGGAAAGATTCAACTGAGGATCAGCGGCCCGGATACCCATGTGCTCAGGTCTCTGTCGGACAAGGCCATGGCCGTTATGATGGCCGACCCTGAAACGAAAACCCTGCGTACTGAGTGGGGAGCACCCGTAAAGCTTATCCAGCCGGTCATTGCCGAAGACCGTGCCCGCCGTCTGGGCATTGACCGCCCCATGGTGGCCAGGGCCATTCAGTCCAATTTTTCCGGGGTCACCACAGGGACCTTTCGCGAAGGGATTGAACTTATTCCCATTATTGCCCGGGCCCCGGCAGCTGAGCGCCTCACCATGGAAAACATGCGGGACATACAGATTTACAGCCCCACGGCAGGACGGAATATCCCGCTGGCCCAGGTGGTGGACGGGTTTGAGACCCAATCGGAAAACGGCCGCATTTCCAGACGCCAGCGCCGGAGTATGATTACGGTACATTGCGATGCCCGTACAGAATTACCCTCGGTACTCTTTGCCCGGCTCAAGCCGAAAATCGAAAAGGCCCTGGGGGTAGACCTGGCCGCTTATCTTGGCAGATCGGTTGATCCCAAAGACCACACCGCTTCTACCATCATGGTGAAGTACGACGACATGATTCCCCTCAAGGGTATGCCCGGCTACTTCATGGCCTGGGCCGGCGATGCCGAAGACAGTGCCGACGCCGCCAGGCAGCTGGGCGCCGGGATCCCCATGTTTTTCGGATTCATGGTACTGGTGGTAATCTGCCTGTTTAATGCCTTTCGCCAACCCTTGATCATCTGGCTCACCGTGCCCCTGTCCATCATCGGTGTTACCACAGGACTGCTGCTCATGAATGAGCCCTTTGGATTCATGGCCATGTTGGGCCTGATGAGCCTGTCGGGGATGCTTATCAAAAATGCCATTGTTCTCATCGACCAGATTGATCTTGAGATCAAAAACGGCAAACCGCCGTTTCAGGCGGTGGTGGATTCCGGGGTTAGCAGGATGCGGCCGGTGATGCTGGCTGCCCTGACCACCATGATGGGGATGGTTCCTTTATTCCTGGATGCTTTTTTTGCCTCCATGGCCGCCACTATTGTCTTTGGCTTAGGCTTTGCCTCGGTGCTGACTTTGGTCTTTGTGCCCACACTCTATGCTACTTTCTTTAAGATCCGGTTTCAGCCGGAAAGATAGCAGGGGGATACGATTATACAAACACAGGAGCATTATTTTTTTATATGAAACGCAGATATACATATATCGGGGCATTGATCGGTCTGATGCTCTGTCTTGCCTCAATGGTTCAAGCAAAAACAACCCGGATCGGAATGGTATATGACGGGGCTTCTCCACAATGTGAGAAAATCAAAACGCTGTTATTCAATGAGATTCAAAGTCTGATCCAAGGGGGCCATACCGTGAGTTTCCCGGTCCGGGCACAGATCAGCGGCCACTGGAATCTAAAAAAGATCAATGGGGCCCTGGACCGACTCATGGCATCCCCGGAAGTGGACATGGTCCTGGTTTTAGGAGAGGTCGCCTCCCATGAAGCCTGCAGGCGCAGCAGTTTCCCAAAACCGGTATTTGCCGTCCACATGGCCGATTCACAATCCCAGGATCTTGCGTCCCCAAAAGGGACCAGCGGCACCGCCAACCTGAATTATATCAATACGCTGTTTGATATTGACCGGGATCTGCGTTTATTTCAACGCATCACCTCCTTTTCACAGGTGACCCTTGTGGTGGATGAATTCATATACCATTCCACCCCCCGGCTGGAGACCCTGACCCGCAGGCTGGCCAGGGATTTTTCCATGGAAGTGACCGTCATAACAGCCAAAACCTCTGCCCAGGATTTGCTGTCCAGAATTCCCCATGAAACTGAAGCCGTTTTTCTGGCATCCGTGCCCCGACTTTCCGATAAGGAATTAAACAAACTGGCGCAGGGCCTTATTGCCCGCAGTCTGCCCAGTTTTGCCCTTATGGGCCGTCCTTGTGTAGAACAGGGCATTCTGGCCCAGGCCACCAGCCAGGACCACCTGGTACACGTGGCCCGGCACCTGGCAGCCGGCGTCCGGGAGGTACTGGACGGCGCGGACCCGGGTACCCTGCCCACCCTTTTTGCCCCGGGCGGCAAGCTGACCATCAATATGGCCACGGCCCGGGCAATTCATGTCTATCCGGACTGGGATCTGCTCATCAAAGCCGAACTAATCAATGAGGCGGCAACAGCCATGGAATCCAATGCTCCAATGCGGCGGCTGAACATCAGGACGGCGGTACAAGAAGCTTTGTCGGCAAACCTGGATCTGGCTGCTGCCCACCGGTCCGTGGACGCAGGGGCTGCACGGGTAAGCCAGGCCCGGTCCTCTTTGCTGCCCCAGATCACCTTAAATACCCGGGTTGGCGTGGTTGATGACGACAGGGCTCAGGCATATGCAGGCACCCTGCCCGAACGTGAGTGGACCGGGGGCATCCAGGTTTCTCAATTGATCTATTCGGACAAGGCCTGGGCCGGTTTTGAAATTGAAAAACATCTGCAGGTCTCCCGGGAGCAGGGGCGTGATGCCGTACGCCTGAATATCCTCCAGTCTTCGGCGTCTGCCTACCTCAATGTCCTTAGGGCCAAAACCATTGAAAAGATACAGGCTGAGAACCTTAAACTGACGCGGAAAAACCTTGAACGGGCCCGTGTTCGTGTGGAGATCGGCGCCGGCGGTCCCGAGGAAGTCTTTCGTTGGGAAAGCCAGATTGCCCACAGTCGCCGCAATGTACTCAGTGCCCAGTCCGTGACCCTGGATGCGGTTACGGCCATGAACGATATTCTTAATCGCCCGTTAAGCGAGGTCTTTTCCCAGGAAGAAATTGATTTTTCCGATCCCTTGGGCATCCTTCCTGACCAGCGGCTGATGAAATTCATGAACAATGCCATGGCCCTTGATCTGCTGAAAAAATTTCTGGTGGCAGAGGGACGAAGGGATTCTCCGGAACTAAAGGAACTTACCGCGGCCCTGGCCGCCCAGGGCCGCACCTTGACCCGGTCCAAACGGGCATTCTGGTCCCCCACGATCTCCCTGTATGGAGATTTGTCTGAAAGTTTTGCCAAGGAAGGGGAGGGCTCTGATTATCCGTCTTACAGGGATGATACGGACTGGTCCGCCGGCGTTGAGGTTTCCCTGCCCCTGTACAGCGGCGGGAAAAAAAGTGCCGACCTTAAACAGGCCCGGGAAGAGCTGTCCCAACTTGAATATGAATACAAAAGCACGGCCAACCGGATAGAAAAACAAGTCCTCAACGCGGTGCACCTGCTGCGTGCGTCCTATCCCGGCATCCGGTTGTCCAGAGATGCCGCCGATGCTGCCGGGCGCAACCTTGAGCTGGTAACCGATGCCTATGTACGGGGCATCAAGTCCATCATTGATCTGATCGATGCCCAAAATCAGTACCTGGTTGCCGATCAGCAGGCCGCTAATGCGGTTTACGATTTTCTCATTGATATTATGACCATGCAGCGCAGCATCGGCAATTTTGTCTTGTTTGCCACCCCCGAAAAATTGGACGGGTGGATGGAACGTCTACAGCAGTTCATGACCAATATGGGTTATCCGGGCTCAGGCCCGGAAAAAGAACAAAATGGATAGAAAGATAATCGTGTTTAAAACTTAAAACAACAATGGAACCTGCATTCCGCATGTCTCTTTAACTGTTTGATTCTTTTAATGAAGATTTTAATAACCTTTTACCGTGAAAAAAATAAATTTTATTAAAATCAAAATATTTGTCTTTTTTACATGCGGAATGTAGGTTTACAAGGATTTTTTCATTTTCATTGTTGTATAGCGTCAAGCTTATCAATTCCTGCATCGGAAATAAGAAAATCATCGGGTTCAAAGATGTCTCTGGATCTTCTTTCAATACGGTGTGCCGCCGTTAGAATTTGCTTGAGTATTTTGAGGACTTCATCCAGGCTCAGATTTTTTTTTCATATCAACCCCTTTTTACATCCATCGATTCGATGGGGTCTTTCGGTTTGTGAAATTGGTCATTATCCAGAATAAAAAAAATCAAATTCGCTGTACTAATAATTTATATTGTATCATACTTATTAAAGTTGGCACATTACACTGCAACTGATTCATAAAACACCCAAGGACACAAAAATGATCACAGAAAAATTAGAAAAGGCCATCAATTACCAGATCAACCGTGAACTTTTTTCAGAATACTATTATCTTTCCATGGCATCCTATTTCAATGCCGAAGGTTTAAGCGGATTCGAGAATTTTTTTCTTGTTCAGGTGGAAGAAGAACGGTTTCACGCCATGAAGATGTACCGTTTTCTCAATGAAAAAGGGGGACGGGTGATTCTGGATGCCATTGAAGCTCCCAAAACCGAATTTAAATCCCCCATAGAGGTTTTCCAGCTAGCGTTTGAACATGAAAAACTGGTCTCAGGACTTATCAACGACCTCATGGATCTGGCTATTTCGGAAAACGACCATGCCGCCAAAAATTTCCTTAACTGGTTCGTGGAAGAACAGGTCGAAGAAGAAGCCTCCATGGAAGGCATCTTGAATAAACTCAAACTTATCAACGGTGAAGGTTACGGACTGCTTATGCTGGATGCTGAACTAGCCCAGCGGACATTTACTCCGCCGGTTAAATAATATACTCCACGCCACTCTTAAATCCCCACGCATTGGTCAAATGCGGAGAGCCGATGCATGGGGATAAATCATAGGAATTTTTCTAAAGCCGTTGGCCGGGGCGGACGTCTGCCGTTAAAAAAATCGCAGGCCTTGTAATATTTGAGATCCTTGAGCCAGCAAGCGCCGTACCCCGGATCTTTGGCCATTCTGGCCGCCAGGTGCCATGGAGAAGAAAAGGCTTCCATGAATGGGCCCCCAAGTTCAGTGGGGTCCCTGAAACATTCCCAGTCGCAGGCCAGGCAGTATCCTTTAGGATCAATGGCATTGACGTTTAAGTCCGGAAACGGGCCTAAATTGTCAGCGCCCCTGTATCCGCATGGGTAGGTGTTGCCGTCGGTGCAGTTCAGATAAAAGAAATCAATGCCGCCCCGGCAACCGTATGGCGTGTCTGCGTTTTTGCCTGAATAAACAGTGTAAAGGGTGTGCAGGCCGGCAAGGGGTGAAAAAATTCTTATTTTTGACCTGAATTTCGGAATGGTGTC comes from uncultured Desulfobacter sp. and encodes:
- a CDS encoding efflux RND transporter permease subunit codes for the protein MNIAEFSIKKSVITWTMTMVILFMGAMAYQNLSRLEDPEFVIKEAIVATPYPGASPHEVEKEVTEKIEKAIQELGQLKRVDSYSSRGLSIVKVIMKDNYDKKTLPQVWDEMRRKINDIQGRLPAGAGPSVINDDFGDVYGVYYALTGEGYSHAELKKVAELLKRELLTVTNVKKIVFFGEQTEAVYVEMAKDKMAALGITREEIFDALSAKNLPADAGKIKIGSEYIAVSPTGMFQSEKDFNELFIGSRGGKLIYLKDVARISRDYVNPPREILRFNGQPAIGIAISTVQGGNAVVMGDAVKLRIGQLMARIPMGMELSPIAMQSDTVTKAVNGFLVNLLEAVVIVIGVLLIFMGLRSGLIIGFILLLTIAGTFVFMDAYGIALERISLGALIIALGMLVDNAIVVVDGMKVRMEQGMDGLAAAKAVVAQNTFPLLGATAVAVLAFAAIGTMENNSGEFTRSLFYVILISLSLSWLTAVTTTPLLTKNYVLSKKQQGKKLSQKDPYGGKFYKVYRRLLITAIRFRWVTISFVAGLFILAVFGFRYVDSTFFPPSTRPQFYIECQFREGIHIRDTEKGVARMEAYLRTLDGVTDIASAVGSAHSRFMLTYNVPVDTGAHYSSILVGVTDFEVINRVLDKAQIDLEQMFPDVTLNVKRFNVGPGSGGKIQLRISGPDTHVLRSLSDKAMAVMMADPETKTLRTEWGAPVKLIQPVIAEDRARRLGIDRPMVARAIQSNFSGVTTGTFREGIELIPIIARAPAAERLTMENMRDIQIYSPTAGRNIPLAQVVDGFETQSENGRISRRQRRSMITVHCDARTELPSVLFARLKPKIEKALGVDLAAYLGRSVDPKDHTASTIMVKYDDMIPLKGMPGYFMAWAGDAEDSADAARQLGAGIPMFFGFMVLVVICLFNAFRQPLIIWLTVPLSIIGVTTGLLLMNEPFGFMAMLGLMSLSGMLIKNAIVLIDQIDLEIKNGKPPFQAVVDSGVSRMRPVMLAALTTMMGMVPLFLDAFFASMAATIVFGLGFASVLTLVFVPTLYATFFKIRFQPER
- a CDS encoding TolC family protein: MKRRYTYIGALIGLMLCLASMVQAKTTRIGMVYDGASPQCEKIKTLLFNEIQSLIQGGHTVSFPVRAQISGHWNLKKINGALDRLMASPEVDMVLVLGEVASHEACRRSSFPKPVFAVHMADSQSQDLASPKGTSGTANLNYINTLFDIDRDLRLFQRITSFSQVTLVVDEFIYHSTPRLETLTRRLARDFSMEVTVITAKTSAQDLLSRIPHETEAVFLASVPRLSDKELNKLAQGLIARSLPSFALMGRPCVEQGILAQATSQDHLVHVARHLAAGVREVLDGADPGTLPTLFAPGGKLTINMATARAIHVYPDWDLLIKAELINEAATAMESNAPMRRLNIRTAVQEALSANLDLAAAHRSVDAGAARVSQARSSLLPQITLNTRVGVVDDDRAQAYAGTLPEREWTGGIQVSQLIYSDKAWAGFEIEKHLQVSREQGRDAVRLNILQSSASAYLNVLRAKTIEKIQAENLKLTRKNLERARVRVEIGAGGPEEVFRWESQIAHSRRNVLSAQSVTLDAVTAMNDILNRPLSEVFSQEEIDFSDPLGILPDQRLMKFMNNAMALDLLKKFLVAEGRRDSPELKELTAALAAQGRTLTRSKRAFWSPTISLYGDLSESFAKEGEGSDYPSYRDDTDWSAGVEVSLPLYSGGKKSADLKQAREELSQLEYEYKSTANRIEKQVLNAVHLLRASYPGIRLSRDAADAAGRNLELVTDAYVRGIKSIIDLIDAQNQYLVADQQAANAVYDFLIDIMTMQRSIGNFVLFATPEKLDGWMERLQQFMTNMGYPGSGPEKEQNG
- a CDS encoding ferritin, whose protein sequence is MITEKLEKAINYQINRELFSEYYYLSMASYFNAEGLSGFENFFLVQVEEERFHAMKMYRFLNEKGGRVILDAIEAPKTEFKSPIEVFQLAFEHEKLVSGLINDLMDLAISENDHAAKNFLNWFVEEQVEEEASMEGILNKLKLINGEGYGLLMLDAELAQRTFTPPVK